GAAGCGCAACAACCTGAAGCCGATGGCGCGGATCGTGGGCTGGACGCAAGCTGGAGTGGAGCCGCGCATCATGGGCATCGGTCCAGTGCCGGCCATCGCCAAGCTGGAGAAGAAGAGCGGGCTCAAGCTCGCCGACTTCGACGTCGTGGAGCTGAACGAAGCGTTCGCCGCGCAGGTGCTCGCCTGCGACCGCGAGCTGCACTTCGACCGCGCGAAGCTCAACGTGAACGGCGGCGGCATCGCGCTCGGTCATCCTATCGGCTGCACCGGCGCGCGCATCGCGGTGACGCTCGTCCACGAGATGAAGCGGCGCGGCGCGAAGCGCGGCCTGGCGACGCTGTGTGTGTCCGGTGGACTGGGAATGACGCTCGCTTTAGAGCAGGCCTAGATCTTGTCGCTGTGCGCGGCGAGCCACTCCGCCGCTTTCTTCACCATGTCCTTCTCGCCCTTGTAGGCGAGCATGCGCTCGGCGTCGGCGAGTGGGAGCCAGCGGGCGCCGCGGACCTCGTGCTTCATCTCTTCCGAGATGTTGCCGATCTCGCCGCCCAGGTAGCGCAGCAGGTAGAAGCTGACGACCTTGAAGATGCGGGCGCCGTCGGACCACTTGCGCACGTAGACGTACTTGATGTCGCCCAGCTTGGCGACGACCTCGCAGTCCAGGCCGGCTTCCTCGCAAACCTCGCGGCAGGCGGTCTCATCCGGCTTCTCGCCCTCGTCCACCCAGCCCTTGGGAAGGGCGAGCACGGTCTTGTTCTTGTCGCCGGAATCCTCGCGGCGGGGCTCGATGACGGCGAGCTCCCACTCCCCGGTCTTCGAGGCGCTGCCGACGCGCCGGACGACCACGCCGCCGGCGGAGAACTCGCGCTCCATCTTCCCCTTGGAGCCGCTGGAGGGCGTCGCCTTGGCGGTGGGTGCTGTAGCCTTGGAAGCAGTCTTGGACGAGCGGCGCGGCATGGGCGGCGTAACCGTAGCATAGATGCGCGACGGCGGAAGGCCGCCGCTCCGGCCGGCTGAAGCCGGCGCTCCGGCTGCACAATTTGTGCGGCACCCACGCCACCTGCGGGCGGGCGGCGGCGTCTAAGGATTGAGCGCTTCCGGTGAACGAGCCGGGAGCGTCGGGGGACGCGGGCCTGGGTACACTCGGCAAAATCCGTCGCTCGGTGAAAGCCTTCACCGACGAGTTGACGCGTCCTCTCGGCCCCGGCAAACCTGCTGAGGAAGCCCCCCACGCCGTCCCCAAGCTCGGAATCGCGCTGGGCGGCGGCTTCGCGCGCGGCCTGGTGCACGTCGGCGTCCTCAAAGTCCTCGAAGAAGAGAAGATCCCCATCACGTTCCTGGCGGGGACCAGTGTGGGCGCGGTCATCGGCGCGGCGTACTGCTCCGGCGTCGGCGCGAAGGAACTGGAAGAGATCGCGCACCTGGTGCGCTTCTCGAGCTTCGCGCGCTGGACGCTCTCGCGCTACGGCCTGGCCACCAACGACCGCATGACCGGCTTCCTGGAGAAGCTGGTCAAGGCGAAGACCTTCGAAGAGCTGAAGATCCCATTCGCCATCTCGGCGACCGATTTCGTGACCGGCGAGCCGGTGGTATTCAAGTCGGGGCCGCTCATCGATCCCATCCGCGCGAGCTGCGCCTACCCGGGCATGTTCCTGCCGGTGAACGTGAACGGCCGGCTGATGGTCGACGGGCTGCTGGCGCACAGCGTGCCGGCGCAGCCGCTGCGCGAGATGGGGGCCGACCGCGTGCTGGCCATCTACCTGAGCGCGCACTGGGTGCAGAAGGCGCCGCGGCATATCTTCGACGTCATCGGGCAGTGCTTCTCCATCGCGGAATCCAAGATGTGCCAGCTCTGGAAGGTGCACGCCGACCTGGTGCTGGAGCCCGACTGCAACGGCTGCACCTACGACGGGTTCGAGCGCGCCAAGGAGCTGATCCGCGCCGGCGAACAGGCCGCGCGCGCGGTGATGCCGCAGATCCGCGGGTGGTTCGAGCAGCCCCAGACGCAGGTCGTGACCTCGCCCGCCAAGGGCGGCGGGGCGCCGAGCACGGCGCCCGCGCTGGCAAAGTAGTCCACAGTCCACGGTCCACAGTCCACAGAAGCCGCACGGGTGATCGCGCGGCTTGTGCCGAGGCGTCCGATCCATGAAAAGGGCGGCCCCGAGCGGGGCCGCCTTTTCTGTGGACCGTGGACTACTTCTAGCAACCGCCGGAGTGGACGAGCGCGCGGCGTTCCGCCGGGACGTCGCGCTTCTTCGCCCCGGTGTAGATCTGCCGCGGACGCGCGATCTTCTGCTCGCCATCCATCAGCATCTCCTGCCACTGCGCCAGCCAGCCCGCCATGCGCGGAATGGCGAACAGCACCGTGAACATCTCCGGCCGGAAGCCCATGGCCTGGTAGATGATGCCGGAGTAGAAATCCACGTTGGGATAGAGCTTGCGCTTGATGAAGTACTCGTCCTCGAGCGCGATGCGTTCGAGCTCGATGGCGATCTCCAGCTTCGGGTTTTTGCCGGTGACGGCGAAGACCTCGCCGGCGATCTGCTTGATGATGCGGGCGCGCGGGTCGTAGTTCTTGTAGACGCGGTGCCCGAATCCCATCAGCTTGCCGTGGCCCTCCTTCACGCTCTTGATGTAGGCGGGGATGCGGTCCTTGCTGCCGATCTCGTCGAGCATGCGCAGGACTTCCTCGTTGGCGCCGCCGTGCAGCGGGCCCGCGAGCGCCGCCGCCGCGCCCGCGGCCGCCAGGTACGGATCGGCGTGCGAGCTGCCGATGGAGCGCATGGCGTTAGCCGAGCAGTTCTGCTCGTGGTCGGCGTGCAGGATGAAGAGCACGTCGAGCGCGCGCGCGAGCACCGGATTGGCCAGGTACTTCGGCTCCACCATCTTCCACAGCATGTTCATGAAGTTGGCGGTGTAGCCGAGGTCGTTGTCGGGATAGACGAAGGGGTATCCCAGGCTGTGGCGATACGCCGCCGCGGCCAGCGTGGGGACCTTGGCGATGAGGCGCGTGATCTGGTGCCTGCGATTCTCCGGGTCTTCGATGTGGCGCGCTTCCTGGTACACGGTGGAGAGAAAGGCCAGCGAACTGACCAGGATGCCCATGGGGTGCGCGTCGTAGCGGAAGCGTCCGATGAAGTCTCGCGTGGACTCATGGATCATGGTGTGGTGGGTGATGGCGCCGACCCACTCCTCGCGCTGCGAATCGTCCGGCAACTCGCCGTGGAGCAGCAGGTAGGCGACCTCGAGGAAGCTGCAGCGCTCGGCGAGTTGCTCGATGGGATAGCCGCGGTACAGCAGGATGCCCTTGTCGCCGTCGATGAAGGTGATAGCGCTCCGGCACGACGCGGTGTTCATGAAGGCGGGATCGTAGGTGAGCAGGCCGAAGTCGTCGTCGCTCGTCTTGATCTGCCGCAGGTCCATCGCGCGGATGGTGCCGTCAGTCACCGGAAGGTCGTAGGACTTGCCGGTGCGTTGGTCGGTGAGAGTGACCTTTTGGTCCATAGAAATGCCTCCCGGGCAGGAGGCGGCGAGGCCGCGCTGCCGCGGCAAATGAAGTGGGGGAGAAGCCTGGCCGCATTCTAGGCCGCCTCGCGACAACCGGTCGTGACCGCCGTCACGGGAAGCGGTGATTCCCGGCGCGGCTGGGAGCGAGGTGAAAGAAACAGGGCGGCCGAAGCCGCCCTGCGAGGGATTACGAGCCCAACTACTGGCAGTGGCCGGGGCCGGTCAGACCGTTGTTGAAATCGTCCAGCGCGCTGGTGAGGGCGGAAGTGGACGCCGCCGACATGGAGGAGGTTCCCACGGGCGGGACGACTGCGTTGCCGATGAGGGCATCGGCGGCCGCGATGGTCGAAGCGATCGAAGTGCCATCCGCACCGCTGGCGATATTGAGCTTCGCCGCGATCAACTGGTGGGCGAGCGAGACGAGGCCGTTGCCCTGAGCCGGCTTGTCGAAGATGGCCTGCAACTCAAGGTCGGTGTAACTCACATTGCCCAGCGTCAGCGAGGCCACCGGCCAGACGTCGGTGTTGTTGCCGGTCGGGATGGGGCCATGGGTCTTCCAGTAGCCCTGGGTGTAGGTGCAGCCACCGGTGGGCTCGCACGGGCTGGTCGAGACGGTGATGGTCGCGCTGAAGTCGCTGCGCTGACGGGTGTTGTCGGCGTGCGAAAAGGCGCGGAAGACGTAGGTGGTGCCGCACGCCAGCGGCTGGGCGCAATTGGTGGAGCCGCCGTTGTCGAAGAGGAAGTCGCCGACCTCGACCTGAATGCTTGTTCCGGCAGCAAGGTTGTAGGCGTAGCCACTCGCGTTGCCAGAGAACGACGCCTTGCAGAGTCCGAACGCGGTGTCAGAGTTCGCGGGCCAGGCGCCGCCGTAGAGGCCATTGAAGTCGTCCAGCGTCATCCACTGGAGCGAGAAGCCGGCAGGAGCGCCGGTGGGCGAGCCCGCGGCGAACGTGATGAAGATGTTGGTGTCGCCCGCGCCGCCCGAACTGATGGACGGCTTGGACATCTTCGGCTTGGGTGCTGCCGCGAAAGCCGGAAGAGCGGCGATGA
The sequence above is a segment of the Terriglobales bacterium genome. Coding sequences within it:
- a CDS encoding NUDIX domain-containing protein, which produces MPRRSSKTASKATAPTAKATPSSGSKGKMEREFSAGGVVVRRVGSASKTGEWELAVIEPRREDSGDKNKTVLALPKGWVDEGEKPDETACREVCEEAGLDCEVVAKLGDIKYVYVRKWSDGARIFKVVSFYLLRYLGGEIGNISEEMKHEVRGARWLPLADAERMLAYKGEKDMVKKAAEWLAAHSDKI
- a CDS encoding patatin-like phospholipase family protein; amino-acid sequence: MKAFTDELTRPLGPGKPAEEAPHAVPKLGIALGGGFARGLVHVGVLKVLEEEKIPITFLAGTSVGAVIGAAYCSGVGAKELEEIAHLVRFSSFARWTLSRYGLATNDRMTGFLEKLVKAKTFEELKIPFAISATDFVTGEPVVFKSGPLIDPIRASCAYPGMFLPVNVNGRLMVDGLLAHSVPAQPLREMGADRVLAIYLSAHWVQKAPRHIFDVIGQCFSIAESKMCQLWKVHADLVLEPDCNGCTYDGFERAKELIRAGEQAARAVMPQIRGWFEQPQTQVVTSPAKGGGAPSTAPALAK
- a CDS encoding citrate synthase; its protein translation is MDQKVTLTDQRTGKSYDLPVTDGTIRAMDLRQIKTSDDDFGLLTYDPAFMNTASCRSAITFIDGDKGILLYRGYPIEQLAERCSFLEVAYLLLHGELPDDSQREEWVGAITHHTMIHESTRDFIGRFRYDAHPMGILVSSLAFLSTVYQEARHIEDPENRRHQITRLIAKVPTLAAAAYRHSLGYPFVYPDNDLGYTANFMNMLWKMVEPKYLANPVLARALDVLFILHADHEQNCSANAMRSIGSSHADPYLAAAGAAAALAGPLHGGANEEVLRMLDEIGSKDRIPAYIKSVKEGHGKLMGFGHRVYKNYDPRARIIKQIAGEVFAVTGKNPKLEIAIELERIALEDEYFIKRKLYPNVDFYSGIIYQAMGFRPEMFTVLFAIPRMAGWLAQWQEMLMDGEQKIARPRQIYTGAKKRDVPAERRALVHSGGC